The sequence GTTCTTCCTGGAACGCAATAACTACATCAGTTGCATGGCCGAAGACGATGCGATTACGAGCATTTCCCCCACCCTCTCGATTGGAGCCGGAGTGCGCGTTTTCCGAGGCAAAGCGGATTGCTACGTCAGCACCAACAACCTGACCTTTTCAGGGTTAAAAGCGGCGTTGGAAAAAGCCTTGTCGATTCTGGGGCTACATCTCCCTGGCCCGAACGCCTTTGTGCCCGAAATTAATCTAGAGCTATTACGCGACTACGGCACCGCACGGGATAAGGAAATGTGGCTGACAAACTGTAGCTCGATGCAGGAAATGAGCGACGTGCTCCTCTCGGCCAACGATCGCCTTCTTGCGAAAGCCAACCATGTCCAGTCCCGCCGCGCCTCCTATTTCCGCGATTGGCAAGAAGTCTTGGTCGCCGCCAGTGATGGCACCTTTGCTCGCGATATTCGCCTCAATCAGTCGGTGGGGTACAGCCTCCTCTGTGCCGATGGCGCAAACCGTTCCTCGATCAGCAAACGGGCAGGCAGTGCCAGCGATCCAGCTTTCTTGCGGGTGTGGGATTACCAAACTGACGCTGAAGAGGTGGCAGAATCCTCCGGTCGGATGCTCTACGCCGATTATGTCGAGTCGGGCGAATATCCGATCATCATGGCAAACGAGTTTGGTGGGGTAATTTTCCACGAAGCCTGTGGTCATTTGCTCGAAACCACGCAGATTGAGCGAAAGACAACGCCATTTATGGACAAGAAAGGCGAAAAGATTGCCCACGAAAGTCTAACGGCCTGGGATGAAGGCTTAACGCCCAATGCCTTTGGCACGATTGACATGGACGACGAAGGAATGCCTGCTCAGCGCACCTTGCTGATTGAAAACGGCATTCTGAAAAACTTCCTCTCCGATCGCGCCGGGTCAGTCCGTACCGGAC is a genomic window of Synechococcales cyanobacterium T60_A2020_003 containing:
- a CDS encoding TldD/PmbA family protein, producing the protein MPPTLLISKELPTLTYTSTGDRFDETWRSPLSTLLGLGRAAGADFVEFFLERNNYISCMAEDDAITSISPTLSIGAGVRVFRGKADCYVSTNNLTFSGLKAALEKALSILGLHLPGPNAFVPEINLELLRDYGTARDKEMWLTNCSSMQEMSDVLLSANDRLLAKANHVQSRRASYFRDWQEVLVAASDGTFARDIRLNQSVGYSLLCADGANRSSISKRAGSASDPAFLRVWDYQTDAEEVAESSGRMLYADYVESGEYPIIMANEFGGVIFHEACGHLLETTQIERKTTPFMDKKGEKIAHESLTAWDEGLTPNAFGTIDMDDEGMPAQRTLLIENGILKNFLSDRAGSVRTGHPRTGSGRRQSYAFAAASRMRNTYIAPGDHAIDDLFASVDKGIYCKKMGGGSVGPTGEFNFGVSEAYLIENGNITKPLKGATLIGEAKEIMNRISMCSQDLGLAAGFCGSVSGSIYVTVGQPHIKVDSITVGGR